A portion of the Aphelocoma coerulescens isolate FSJ_1873_10779 chromosome 1, UR_Acoe_1.0, whole genome shotgun sequence genome contains these proteins:
- the P2RY6 gene encoding P2Y purinoceptor 6 gives MANLTALVSPGRNSCTYHEEFKQVLLPLVYSVVFVVGLPLNAVVIGQIWLARKALSRSMIYMLNLAVADLLYVCSLPLLIYNYTQKDYWPFGDFTCKFVRFQFYTNLHSSIFFLTCISIQRYLGICHPLASWHKKKGKKLTWLVCAAVWFIVIAQCLPTFIFASTGTQRNRTVCYDLSPPDRSAAYFPYGITLTFTGFLLPFVAILACYCSMARILCQKDELIGLAVHKRKDKAVRMVIIVVIVFSISFFPFHLTKTIYLIVRSSPTLPCPALQAFAIAYKCTRPFASMNSVLDPILFYFTQRKFRESTRYLLDKVSSKWRHDHCVTYGS, from the coding sequence ATGGCCAACCTGACGGCCCTCGTGAGCCCAGGGAGGAACTCCTGCACCTACCACGAGGAGTTCAAGCAGGTCCTGCTGCCCCTGGTGTACTCGGTGGTGTTCGTGGTGGGGCTGCCCTTGAACGCGGTGGTCATCGGGCAGATCTGGCTGGCGCGGAAGGCGCTGAGCCGCTCCATGATCTACATGCTCAACCTGGCCGTGGCTGACCTGCTCTACGTCTGCTCCCTGCCGCTCCTCATCTACAACTACACCCAGAAGGACTACTGGCCTTTCGGGGACTTCACCTGCAAATTCGTGCGCTTCCAGTTCTACACCAACCTGCACAGCAGCATCTTCTTCCTCACCTGCATCAGCATCCAGCGCTACCTGGGCATCTGCCACCCCCTGGCCTCGTGGCACAAGAAGAAGGGCAAGAAGCTGACGTGGCTGGTGTGTGCGGCCGTGTGGTTCATCGTCATCGCCCAGTGCCTGCCCACCTTCATCTTCGCCTCCACCGGCACGCAGAGGAACCGCACCGTCTGCTACGACCTGAGCCCGCCCGACCGCTCCGCCGCCTACTTCCCCTACGGCATCACACTCACCTTCACCGGCTTCCTGCTGCCCTTCGTGGCCATCCTGGCCTGCTACTGCAGCATGGCCCGCATCCTGTGCCAGAAGGACGAGCTGATCGGCCTGGCCGTGCACAAGAGGAAGGACAAAGCCGTGCGTATGGTCATCATCGTGGTCATCGTCTTCTCCATCAGCTTCTTCCCCTTCCACCTCACCAAGACCATCTATCTGATCGTCCGCTCCTcgcccaccctgccctgcccggccctgcAGGCCTTCGCCATCGCCTACAAGTGCACGCGGCCCTTCGCCAGCATGAACAGCGTCCTCGACCCCATCCTCTTCTACTTCACCCAGCGCAAGTTCCGCGAGAGCACCCGCTACCTCCTCGACAAGGTGAGCTCCAAGTGGCGGCACGACCACTGCGTCACCTATGGCTCCTAG
- the ARHGEF17 gene encoding rho guanine nucleotide exchange factor 17, with product MAEGGSGRGVAAARCLLPASSPPSSSSSSSSFFFPGRKVSAPIAEQQPGRAFGSLAPSVRQLSLRFTEPEPTGPVHAGAQPPSPAPPPPPPPPPSPPGPGLNAEPPRWPSVPAMRKLFGESCRQPTGPTGNGMGNGSGSGGGSARGAPPPPPPRSRVPHPALRSPRGAPPEPGPHSWHNSTRPQPPSSSPSPRSNGDDEAAAARSPRASSGSEGEGQSAAHRPRAARKKKEGTADGDAEAEGCARVVPRHPLPMVARVSKVNILPFGSPGGSRSSSRYSSTETLKEEEQFGICWPNQGRTLQAGYGIYRSPSFGASDGLAWGQPGVRVRPKLPQSVAKAKPDYGSESLHQPGLEGERAKHRKSLSNPDIATETLTLLSFLKSDLSELKVKKKGVRIGLDVGSDGCSSVASPSPGSCGATHPQNRWAPGERPTLKDLTATLRRAKSFTCSEKSGTRRLFLQSTMKQSSSELLLASTDSQDRVAPSGGQQGDEDPLPMVIQDQYIQEARQVFEKISRMGSQQDYSFPAEQKDSGGVEGAEVVAPTGTTDATLRGQVESTRSLKDVESEENLACSKSVEELSGHESSVTDEGIVTEPEPMGIPFQGLHEAVNAWMLPSAGLAAGDSEMPLPSHPTAAVEDLPAGKPETPSTPGSLRRRRKFPSAGANGMEGGSEGGTEPYRSLSDPMPHRRCSVAEEAKNFSVDSNLLGSLSAKAGIPQPAASAGSAGSAGSDLSLGSDGPRDYSSLIRTIVSQPGAMAKLGDDKANGKTIKKKSLSDPSRRSELAAGAFEGPGEAISELEPSIPPSSSEPILSAQPAAPGTGRSYGFDPKLADVLSPRIARRSSKKRSNRAAHQENQPPPAPAVLAKSRLATKHVRHTSEPATFVPITVPEALVPSGHHGHLPAPAASRSPGKSFPTLQPPSLEDVTKRYMLALNSGDTSPSPGDGPRSPPAAPPPRLPRCSRLPDEHGPRTKPQVDMRKHVIMTLLDTEQSYVESLRTLMQGYMKPLKQPENSLLCDPSLVDEIFDQIPELLEHHEQFLEQIHDCVQNWHEKQKVGDLLVQSFSKDVLVNIYSAYIDNFLNAKDAVRIAKEARPAFMKFLEQSMRENKEKQALSDLMIKPVQRIPRYELLVKDLLKHTPEDHPDHPFLIDAQRNIKQVAERINKGMKSAEEVERNARIVQEIESHIEGMEDLQAPLRRFLRQEMVVEVKAVGGKKDRSFFLFTDLLVCTTLKRKSGSLRRSSMSLYTAASVIDTASKYKLLWKLPLEDVDIVKGASQATNRESIQKSISRLDEDLNTLGQVSKLSETLSFPHQGLDDVIKDLMAAIHRELSEKQSLSFSMAFPPNKVELSTTKADGTESFIFEFPNPDARLGFEQAFEDAKKKLASSKNCLDPEFLKAIPIMKTRSGMQFSCASPSHGSPESSHEVWVCNSDGYVGQVCLLSIRKEPTVEACIAVCSARILCIASVPGLKRTYRERAEPLGSPSAELGPAQPEDAGPQPCLHISISGSSLELSEPVDGGNRELVPFDSDDTDDESSPSPSGTLQSQASHSTISSSFGNEEIPSCKEATVETTSSEEEQEPGFMPIAGTYGQNRHGESPTDGRALRRSSRGSFTRGSLEDLLSLDPEAHQSSMWLGTEDGCIHVYQSSDNIRNRKNSMKMQHAAAVMCILYLDNQVFVSLANGELVVYQREAGRFWDPQNSKSLSLGSPGSPITKMVAVAGKLWCGCQNRVIVLNTTTLAQEHTLQVGQDGGRSVTCMVSAGTGVWVALQGSAQVRLYHATTYEQLAEADITPPVHKMLAGSDAIIRQHKAACLRITALLVCKDLLWIGTSAGVVLTLSVSAKAAPTLVGLSQGHTGHVRFLTAIELPDGFDVLFPLPRDTGAEKPSEAEKRDASRPRAPALALSKPKMLVISGGDGYEDFRLTSSSETVGRDDSTNHLLLWRA from the exons ATGGCGGAGGGGGGCAGCGGCCGGGGGGTAGCGGCGGCTCGGTGCCTCCTGCCCGCCTCCTCCccgccttcctcctcctcctcctcctcctccttcttcttcccgGGTAGGAAAGTTTCAGCGCCGATCGCGGAGCAGCAACCGGGCCGGGCTTTTGGCAGCCTGGCCCCGTCGGTACGGCAGCTTTCGCTTCGTTTCACCGAGCCGGAGCCGACGGGCCCGGTTCATGCCGGGGCTCAGCCGCCGTCCCCGGCTCcaccgccgcccccgccgccgccgccgtcgccGCCGGGCCCGGGGTTAAACGCGGAGCCGCCGCGCTGGCCCAGCGTCCCGGCGATGCGGAAACTCTTCGGGGAAAGCTGCCGGCAGCCGACGGGACCGaccgggaatgggatggggaacGGGAGCGGGAGTGGGGGCGGGAGCGCCCGCGGAGCtcccccgccgcctccgccccgCAGCCGCGTCCCGCACCCGGCGCTCCGCTCTCCCCGCGGAGCTCCGCCGGAGCCCGGCCCGCATTCCTGGCATAACTCGACTCGACCGCAaccaccctcctcctccccatcaCCCCGCTCCAACGGGGACGATGAAGCGGCGGCGGCCCGTTCTCCCCGCGCCTCATCGGGCAGCGAAGGCGAAGGGCAGAGCGCTGCCCACCGGCCCCGCGCCGCGCGGAAGAAGAAGGAGGGCACGGCGGATGGCGATGCCGAGGCCGAAGGCTGCGCTAGGGTGGTCCCCCGCCACCCGCTGCCCATGGTGGCCCGCGTCTCCAAGGTGAACATCCTGCCCTTCGGCAGCCCCGGCGGGTCACGCAGCAGCAGTCGTTATTCCAGCACGGAGACGCTGAAGGAAGAGGAGCAGTTTGGGATCTGTTGGCCCAACCAAGGACGGACTCTCCAGGCAGGTTATGGTATCTATCGATCGCCCAGTTTCGGGGCCAGCGATGGCCTGGCGTGGGGACAGCCGGGGGTTCGTGTCCGCCCCAAGCTGCCCCAGAGCGTGGCCAAGGCAAAACCGGACTATGGGAGCGAGAGCCTGCACCAGCCAGGGCTGGAAGGGGAGCGGGCCAAGCACCGCAAGTCCTTGTCCAACCCTGACATTGCCACCGAGACCCTGACGCTCCTCAGCTTCCTCAAATCCGACCTCTCAGAGCTGAAGGTGAAGAAGAAAGGGGTGAGGATCGGCCTTGACGTGGGCTCCGATGGATGCTCCAGCGttgccagcccctccccaggcagctgcGGTGCCACTCATCCCCAAAACCGCTGGGCACCGGGCGAGCGGCCAACGCTCAAGGACCTAACGGCCACTTTACGTCGCGCCAAGTCCTTCACCTGCTCTGAAAAATCTGGGACGCGGCGGCTTTTCCTACAGAGCACCATGAAGCAGAGCTCCTCCGAGCTCCTCCTGGCCTCTACTGACAGCCAGGACCGGGTGGCTCCGAGTGGGGGACAGCAAGGCGACGAGGATCCTCTCCCCATGGTCATCCAGGACCAGTACATCCAGGAGGCGAGGCAAGTGTTTGAGAAGATCAGCAGGATGGGTTCCCAGCAGGACTACAGCTTTCCTGCTGAACAGAAGGACAGTGGAGGTGTGGAGGGCGCTGAGGTGGTGGCACCGACAGGGACGACAGACGCAACCCTTCGGGGACAGGTGGAGAGCACACGGTCTTTGAAGGATGTGGAATCAGAGGAGAACCTCGCTTGCAGTAAATCCGTGGAGGAGCTGTCGGGTCACGAGTCGAGCGTGACAGACGAGGGCATCGTCACAGAGCCAGAGCCCATGGGGATCCCCTTCCAAGGCCTGCATGAAGCTGTCAATGCCTGGATGCTACCCAGTGCTGGACTGGCAGCCGGTGACTCTGAAATGCCACTGCCCTCTCACCCGACGGCAGCGGTTGAAGACCTTCCAGCTGGCAAACCTGAGACGCCGAGCACCCCTGGCAGCCTGCGGCGCCGACGTAAGTTCCCGTCAGCAGGCGCCAATGGGATGGAGGGCGGCAGCGAGGGTGGCACCGAGCCCTACCGCTCCCTCAGTGACCCCATGCCTCATCGGAGATGCTCAGTGGCGGAGGAGGCAAAGAATTTCTCCGTCGACAGCAACCTGCTGGGCTCGCTGAGCGCCAAGGCGGGCATCCCCCAGCCCGCCGCCAGTGCGGGCAGCGCGGGCAGCGCGGGCAGCGACCTGTCCCTGGGCAGCGATGGGCCCCGGGACTACAGCAGCCTCATCCGCACCATTGTCAGCCAGCCCGGCGCCATGGCCAAGCTGGGCGATGACAAGGCCAATGGCAAGACCATCAAGAAGAAGTCACTGAGCGACCCCAGCCGCCGCAGCGAGCTGGCGGCCGGCGCCTTCGAGGGTCCCGGCGAGGCCATCAGCGAGCTGGAGCCCAGCATCCCCCCGTCCAGCAGCGAGCCCATCCTCTCGGCACAGCCGGCAGCGCCGGGCACCGGCCGCAGCTATGGCTTTGACCCCAAGCTGGCCGACGTGCTGTCCCCTCGCATCGCCCGCCGCAGCTCCAAGAAGCGCTCCAACCGCGCGGCACACCAGGAGAACCAACCGCCCCCGGCGCCCGCCGTCCTCGCCAAGAGCCGCTTGGCCACCAAGCACGTCCGTCACACCAGCGAGCCCGCCACCTTTGTCCCCATCACCGTCCCTGAGGCACTCGTCCCCTCCGGCCACCACGGCCACCTCCCTGCGCCGGCTGCCAGCCGCTCACCTGGAAAATCCTTCCCGACCCTCCAGCCTCCTTCGCTGGAGGATGTCACCAAGCGGTACATGCTGGCCCTCAACTCAGGTGACACGTCCCCCAGTCCTGGGGATGGACCCCGCTCGCCACCCGCTGCCCCACCGCCCCGGCTGCCCCGGTGCTCGCGGCTGCCCGATGAACACGGCCCCAGGACCAAGCCACAGGTG GACATGAGGAAACACGTCATCATGACGCTGCTGGACACCGAGCAGTCCTACGTGGAGTCCCTGCGCACCTTGATGCAG GGTTACATGAAGCCGCTGAAGCAGCCGGAGAACTCCCTGCTGTGCGACCCTTCGCTGGTGGATGAGATCTTCGACCAGATCCCCGAGCTGCTGGAGCACCACGAGCAGTTCCTGGAGCAGATTCACGACTGCGTGCAGAACTGGCACGAGAAGCAGAAAGTGGGCGACCTCCTGGTGCAGTCG ttctccaaggaTGTGCTGGTGAACATCTACTCTGCCTACATCGATAACTTCCTCAATGCCAAGGATGCAGTCAGGATCGCTAAGGAAGCCCGGCCGGCTTTCATGAAGTTCCTGGAG CAAAGCATGCGGGAGAACAAGGAGAAGCAGGCCCTGTCTGACCTGATGATCAAGCCGGTGCAGAGGATCCCGCGATACGAGCTGCTGGTGAAG GACCTGCTGAAGCACACGCCAGAGGACCACCCCGACCACCCTTTCCTCATCGACGCCCAGCGCAACATCAAGCAAGTGGCTGAGAGGATCAACAAGGGCATGAAGAGCGCAGAGGAGGTGGAGAGGAATGCTCGGATCGTGCAGGAGATCGAGTCCCACATCGAAGGGATGGAGGAT CTCCAGGCTCCGCTCCGCAGGTTCCTGCGCCAGGAGATGGTTGTGGAAGTG AAGGCAGTGGGCGGGAAGAAGGACCgctccttcttcctcttcacGGACCTGCTGGTGTGCACCACGCTGAAACGCAAGTCGGGCTCGCTCCGCCGCAGCTCCATGAGCCT GTACACGGCGGCCAGCGTGATCGACACTGCCAGCAAGTACAAACTGCTCTGGAAGCTGCCCCTGGAGGACGTGGACATCGTCAAAG GTGCCTCGCAAGCCACCAACAGGGAGAGCATCCAGAAAAGCATCAGCCGCCTGGATGAAGACCTCAACACACTGGGGCAAGTCAGCAAGCTGTCAGAGACCCTCAGCTTCCCCCACCAG ggcCTGGATGACGTGATCAAGGACCTGATGGCCGCCATCCACCGGGAGCTGTCGGAGAAGCAGTCCCTGTCCTTCAGCATGGCCTTCCCTCCCAACAAGGTGGAGCTCAGCACCACCAAAGCTGACGGCACCGAGTCCTTCATCTTTGAGTTCCCCAACCCCGACGCCCGACTCGGCTTCGAGCAAGCCTTCGAGGACGCCAAGAAAAAGCTGG CTTCCAGCAAAAACTGCCTGGACCCGGAGTTCCTCAAAGCCATCCCCATCATGAAGACACGGAGTGGGATGCAG TTCTCCTGTGCTTCTCCCAGCCACGGCAGCCCAGAGAGCTCGCACGAGGTTTGGGTTTGCAACAGCGACGGCTACGTGGGGCAGGTTTGTCTGCTGAGCATCCGCAAGGAGCCCACGGTGGAGGCCTGCATCGCTGTCTGCTCCGCCAGGATCCTCTGCATCGCCTCCGTGCCCGGCCTCAAGCGCACCTACAG GGAGCGCGCGgagcccctgggcagcccctcgGCGGAGCTGGGCCCGGCGCAGCCGGAGGACGCGGGGCCGCAGCCGTGCCTGCACATCTCCATCTCGGGCTCGTCGCTGGAGCTCTCGGAGCCTGTGGACGGCGGCAACAGGGAGCTGGTGCCCTTTGACAGCGATGACACGGATGATGAGTCCTCGCCCAGTCCCTCTGGGACGCTGCAGAGCCAAGCCAGCCACTCTACCATCTCCTCCAGCTTCGGCA ATGAAGAGATTCCGAGCTGCAAGGAGGCAACAGTGGAGACGACGAGCTcggaggaagagcaggagcccGGCTTCATGCCCATCGCTGGCACCTACGGGCAGAACCGGCACGGCGAGAGCCCCACGGACGGGCGGGCCCTGCGCCGCTCCAGCCGCGGCTCCTTCACCCGCGGCAGCCTCGAGGACCTGCTCAGCCTTGACCCCGAAGCCCATCAGAGCTCCATGTGGCTGGGCACCGAGGATGGCTG catccACGTGTACCAGTCCTCGGACAACATCCGGAACAGGAAGAACAGCATGAAGATGCAACACGCTGCCGCCGTCATGTGCATCCT GTACCTGGATAACCAGGTTTTTGTGTCATTGGCCAACGGAGAGCTCGTGGTGTACCAGCGGGAAGCAG gccgcttctgggacccccaaaactccaagtCTCTGTCCCTGGGCTCACCGGGGAGCCCCATTACCAAGATGGTGGCGGTGGCAGGGAAGCTCTGGTGTGGCTGCCAAAACCGAGTCATCGTCCTCAACACCACCACGCTGGCACAGGAG CACACGCTCCAGGTGGGGCAGGACGGCGGGCGCAGCGTCACCTGCATGGTGAGCGCGGGCACGGGCGTGTGGGTCGCGCTGCAGGGCAGCGCCCAGGTCCGGCTGTACCACGCCACCACCTACGagcagctggcagaggcagACATCACCCCCCCGGTGCACAAGATGCTCGCCG GCTCGGATGCCATTATCCGGCAGCACAAGGCCGCCTGCCTGCGGATCACGGCTCTCCTGGTGTGCAAGGACTTGCTGTGGATCGGGACCAGCGCCGGCGTGGTGCTGACCCTGTCGGTCTCAGCCAAGGCAGCCCCCACGTTGGTGGGGCTGTCCCAGGGTCACACCGGCCACGTCCGCTTCCTCACGGCCATCGAGCTGCCCGACGGCTTTGATGTCCTCTTCCCACTGCCCAGGGACACGG GGGCCGAGAAGCCGAGTGAGGCCGAGAAACGAGACGCATCCCGCCCGCGTGCCCCCGCCCTGGCCCTGTCCAAGCCCAAGATGTTGGTGATCAGCGGCGGGGACGGCTACGAGGATTTCCGGCTgacgagcagcagcgagaccgTGGGCCGGGACGACAGCACCAaccacctcctcctctggaGAGCGTGA